The proteins below are encoded in one region of Actinomycetes bacterium:
- a CDS encoding cation:proton antiporter, with amino-acid sequence MVEGWLDVGQGDPWWLLIAYFAGMLARTVGLPPLVGYLGTGFLLNALGAEYGQLLDQIADLGVTLLLFTIGLKIDLRSLLRFEVIGAGALHMLGIVAGFGAIFLGLAALNVGAFVGLSQTDAILIAFAFSFSSTVFAIKVLEEQGAITSRNGRVAIGILVLQDIIAVVYLSAAQGKAPSIWAILLLLLIPIRPGLRWLMRRSGHGELLLLFGITMALIGAGLFVLVGIKGDLGALVLGMLLAGGGKADELNKTMMGVKDLFLVGFFLEIGLDVLPTVNGLVAAAILMLLLPLKTLWYLRLLTWSKLRARTAWQASLDLTSYSEFGLIVTAVAVEAGDLGDDWLAVVAVAVAVSFAVSAPIAERGDHLFAKYCGGLRRWERKARLPGDEDLHLYAVQVVVFGMGRMGTRAYEAVAADFGGRVLGVDVDEDIVMAHSAEGHRVVLGDATDPDFWSRSVGLVDGLQWVLLTASSQEANVAAVKRLRDRGYSGRIAATSLYPDDADQLRDIGVDFAFDVYAEAGSGFAGDLRSKIQDEAGENTEDKPDS; translated from the coding sequence ATGGTTGAAGGTTGGCTGGATGTCGGCCAGGGAGACCCCTGGTGGCTGCTGATCGCCTACTTCGCGGGAATGCTGGCCCGCACCGTGGGGTTGCCACCACTAGTCGGCTATTTGGGAACCGGCTTCCTGCTTAACGCCCTCGGCGCTGAGTATGGGCAGTTGCTGGATCAGATTGCTGATCTCGGGGTGACGCTGCTGCTGTTCACCATCGGACTGAAAATCGATCTGCGCTCGCTGCTGCGGTTTGAAGTCATTGGTGCTGGTGCGCTGCATATGTTGGGGATCGTGGCCGGCTTTGGCGCCATCTTTCTTGGTCTCGCGGCGTTGAACGTCGGAGCTTTTGTTGGCCTGAGCCAAACTGATGCGATTCTGATTGCCTTCGCATTTTCCTTCTCCAGCACGGTGTTTGCGATCAAGGTTTTGGAAGAGCAAGGGGCGATTACCAGCAGAAACGGCCGAGTGGCCATCGGCATCTTGGTACTGCAAGACATCATCGCCGTGGTGTACCTCAGCGCCGCCCAAGGCAAGGCTCCCAGCATCTGGGCGATCTTGTTGTTGCTGCTGATCCCGATCCGGCCCGGGTTGCGTTGGCTGATGAGGCGCAGCGGCCATGGCGAACTACTGCTGTTGTTCGGTATCACGATGGCTTTGATCGGAGCCGGACTCTTTGTCCTGGTCGGGATCAAAGGAGATCTGGGTGCGCTGGTGTTGGGCATGCTGCTCGCCGGTGGCGGTAAAGCCGATGAATTGAATAAAACCATGATGGGCGTCAAAGACCTGTTCCTGGTGGGTTTCTTCTTGGAGATCGGACTGGATGTCCTGCCGACAGTCAACGGACTAGTGGCGGCGGCGATCCTGATGTTGCTGCTGCCGTTGAAGACGCTGTGGTATCTGCGGCTACTCACGTGGAGCAAGTTGCGGGCCCGTACGGCCTGGCAGGCCAGTTTGGATTTGACCAGCTACAGCGAGTTTGGCCTGATCGTGACTGCGGTCGCAGTCGAGGCCGGTGATCTAGGCGACGACTGGTTGGCCGTCGTTGCGGTGGCGGTTGCGGTGTCCTTCGCGGTGTCGGCGCCGATCGCCGAACGTGGCGACCATTTGTTCGCCAAGTACTGCGGCGGGCTGCGGCGCTGGGAACGGAAGGCTCGACTGCCGGGTGACGAAGACCTGCACTTGTATGCGGTGCAGGTCGTGGTCTTTGGCATGGGGCGAATGGGGACTCGCGCGTATGAGGCGGTGGCGGCTGACTTTGGCGGTCGGGTGCTCGGCGTTGACGTGGACGAAGACATTGTGATGGCCCACAGTGCTGAAGGTCATCGAGTGGTGCTGGGTGACGCGACCGACCCCGACTTTTGGAGTCGTTCGGTGGGATTGGTGGATGGCTTGCAGTGGGTGTTGCTCACGGCCTCTTCGCAAGAGGCCAACGTGGCTGCGGTAAAGAGGTTGCGCGACCGCGGCTACAGCGGGCGGATCGCAGCCACCTCGTTGTATCCCGATGATGCCGATCAGTTACGTGACATCGGAGTGGACTTCGCTTTCGACGTCTACGCCGAAGCGGGCTCAGGTTTCGCTGGTGATCTGCGCAGCAAGATCCAAGACGAGGCCG
- a CDS encoding NAD(P)-dependent oxidoreductase, which yields MSSLKDKTVLISGATRGIGLAIALRAAADGANLVITGKTVDPDPRLPGTLASAAAEVEQAGGQALTVQTDIRSEEQVQAAVAAAVERFGGIDVLVNNASAISLTPTEATTMKRYDLMQQVNARGTFLMSKECAPHLRESSNPHILTLSPPLDIDPKWFKNHVAYTMAKMGMSMCTLGMAAEFAEAGIAVNSLWPLTTIDTAAVRNLLGGEAMAERSRTPQIMADAAHAVVTKPSRECTGNFFIDELMLRDEGVTDFAGYAAVPGDTQPPFMDFFVPAHLLEREHSDVVDVFSAQG from the coding sequence ATGTCATCGCTTAAGGACAAGACCGTGCTGATCTCGGGTGCAACCCGGGGCATCGGCCTCGCGATCGCGCTGCGGGCTGCCGCCGATGGCGCCAACCTCGTGATCACCGGCAAGACCGTCGATCCCGACCCCCGCCTGCCGGGCACCTTGGCTTCCGCCGCGGCCGAGGTAGAGCAGGCCGGTGGCCAGGCGCTCACCGTGCAAACCGACATCCGCAGTGAAGAGCAGGTGCAGGCAGCCGTGGCCGCAGCGGTGGAACGGTTCGGCGGCATCGATGTCCTAGTCAATAACGCCAGCGCCATCAGCCTCACCCCTACCGAGGCGACCACCATGAAACGCTATGACTTGATGCAGCAGGTGAATGCTCGCGGCACTTTCCTCATGTCGAAAGAATGTGCACCGCACCTGCGTGAGTCCAGCAACCCCCACATTCTGACTCTCTCGCCGCCGCTAGACATCGATCCGAAATGGTTCAAGAACCATGTCGCCTACACGATGGCCAAAATGGGGATGAGTATGTGCACCCTGGGGATGGCTGCGGAATTTGCTGAGGCAGGTATCGCGGTGAACTCGCTGTGGCCGTTGACCACCATTGATACGGCTGCGGTGCGCAACCTACTAGGTGGCGAAGCGATGGCTGAACGTAGTCGGACCCCGCAGATCATGGCCGATGCTGCGCATGCGGTGGTGACCAAGCCCTCGCGGGAGTGCACCGGAAACTTCTTTATCGATGAGTTGATGTTGCGCGATGAGGGTGTGACGGACTTCGCGGGCTATGCAGCGGTTCCTGGTGATACGCAGCCGCCGTTCATGGACTTCTTCGTACCGGCCCACCTGTTGGAGCGGGAACACTCCGACGTGGTGGACGTCTTTAGTGCCCAAGGCTGA
- a CDS encoding PadR family transcriptional regulator, producing MALAEAILVCLAEEPLTGYELAKSFDTSIGFFWRADHQQIYRELKRLRENDWVSDELVVQQGRPNKRRYSITATGRAHLMEWSQQSQTPPPIKDDLLVKLYSLADVDAMAVREQIAERLAGHRDRLRLYQRIADTIYRDVPNDDPATVGRLLGLRAGLAYEQAWIRWCTDALQRLDPLLP from the coding sequence ATGGCGCTAGCGGAGGCAATCCTGGTGTGTCTGGCCGAGGAGCCACTCACCGGCTACGAGTTGGCCAAGTCCTTTGACACCTCCATTGGGTTCTTCTGGCGGGCCGATCACCAGCAGATCTACCGAGAGTTGAAGCGACTGCGGGAAAACGACTGGGTGTCTGACGAACTCGTCGTCCAACAGGGGCGTCCGAACAAGCGGCGCTACTCCATCACCGCCACCGGCCGGGCGCACCTGATGGAGTGGTCACAGCAATCGCAAACACCGCCGCCAATCAAGGATGACCTATTGGTGAAGCTTTACAGCTTGGCGGATGTCGACGCAATGGCGGTGCGGGAGCAGATCGCCGAACGGTTAGCCGGTCACCGCGATCGACTGCGGCTATACCAGCGGATAGCGGACACGATCTATCGCGATGTCCCCAACGATGATCCGGCGACCGTGGGTCGACTGCTGGGGTTGCGTGCGGGCCTAGCCTACGAGCAGGCGTGGATTCGATGGTGCACCGACGCCTTGCAGCGACTCGACCCGCTACTGCCGTAA
- a CDS encoding DJ-1/PfpI family protein has protein sequence MHRRLAATRPATAVIGPTDSNSTDRSQPPARNSTCDMIYTMTTPTNEPHLVALLMFEDMDLLDFGGPYEVLLTANRLAERDGGQPPFRVLTVSPDGGPVTAYGGVGLQPHGRADQVTDAAAVVIPGAIAIDRVCADPQITTTVAQLADTAEITTSICTGAFLLAQVGLLADRAWTTHWEDIPELHRRLAGSGQNPQPASEPGARLVDDGDVITAGGLSCGLDLGLQLVSRLVSPELAQACARQLDYGS, from the coding sequence GTGCACCGACGCCTTGCAGCGACTCGACCCGCTACTGCCGTAATCGGACCGACCGACAGCAACAGCACCGACAGGTCGCAGCCGCCAGCCCGTAACTCGACATGCGACATGATCTACACCATGACCACCCCAACCAACGAACCCCACTTGGTCGCCCTGCTGATGTTCGAGGACATGGACTTACTCGACTTCGGCGGACCCTACGAGGTCTTGCTGACCGCCAACCGTCTCGCAGAGCGGGACGGTGGGCAGCCGCCGTTTCGAGTGCTTACCGTCAGCCCCGATGGGGGGCCGGTGACTGCCTATGGCGGTGTTGGGTTGCAGCCACATGGTCGTGCCGATCAGGTTACCGACGCCGCAGCCGTAGTGATTCCTGGCGCGATCGCTATTGATCGCGTTTGCGCCGACCCGCAGATCACTACGACAGTTGCACAACTAGCCGATACCGCTGAGATCACCACCAGCATCTGCACCGGCGCCTTCCTACTCGCGCAGGTAGGGCTTCTTGCCGACCGGGCGTGGACTACTCATTGGGAGGACATTCCCGAACTTCACCGGCGACTGGCAGGCAGCGGTCAGAATCCTCAGCCCGCGTCAGAACCGGGCGCACGCCTAGTCGATGACGGCGACGTCATCACCGCCGGTGGACTCTCCTGCGGCCTCGATTTGGGCCTGCAGTTGGTGTCGCGACTGGTGAGCCCCGAGCTGGCTCAGGCGTGCGCGCGACAACTGGACTACGGCAGTTGA
- a CDS encoding SGNH/GDSL hydrolase family protein, producing the protein MWQRYVAVGDSFTEGVGDEARDGRLRGWADRFAAGLAENDHELDYANLAVRGRRIRSILIEQVPEALALQPDLISVVGGVNDVLRPSWSLLATADALEGGVGRARAQGCDVLMITFGQPIRRSRLLGVVQERMAEFRDEILRVGNAYDCYVLDLWHSDTFDDPRLWSDDRLHLNAAGHQRVAWAALEAVGVAAPNWRQPLPASTDPRLLARLAGDVQWTAQHFAPWLGRRLLGRSSGDGVTAKRPEPVPVTG; encoded by the coding sequence ATGTGGCAGCGATATGTTGCAGTCGGTGATTCCTTCACCGAAGGCGTCGGTGATGAAGCGCGCGATGGAAGGCTCCGTGGCTGGGCGGATCGGTTTGCCGCCGGACTGGCGGAGAATGATCATGAACTCGACTATGCGAACCTTGCCGTTCGGGGCCGGCGGATTAGGTCCATTCTGATCGAGCAAGTACCCGAGGCCTTGGCGCTGCAACCGGATCTCATCAGCGTGGTCGGCGGGGTCAACGATGTATTGCGGCCCTCGTGGTCGCTATTGGCCACCGCGGATGCGCTGGAGGGCGGAGTGGGCCGTGCTCGCGCGCAAGGCTGCGACGTTTTGATGATTACCTTTGGCCAGCCCATCCGCCGCTCGCGATTGTTGGGGGTCGTTCAGGAGCGAATGGCGGAGTTCCGCGACGAAATCCTACGCGTCGGTAACGCATATGACTGCTACGTGCTCGACTTGTGGCACAGCGACACTTTCGACGACCCGCGGTTGTGGTCCGACGATCGACTTCATCTCAACGCTGCTGGTCATCAACGAGTTGCCTGGGCGGCGCTGGAAGCGGTGGGCGTGGCAGCGCCGAACTGGCGGCAGCCGTTGCCGGCGAGCACTGACCCTAGGCTGCTAGCGCGTCTAGCCGGTGATGTGCAATGGACCGCCCAACATTTCGCACCGTGGCTGGGTAGGCGGTTGCTGGGTAGAAGTTCTGGTGACGGCGTAACCGCCAAGCGACCGGAGCCGGTGCCGGTGACTGGTTAG
- a CDS encoding cation:proton antiporter: MTSTTTEDILIGISLTVGIAMVCLLLAPRLRVPVLLLLLPAGFVAGAVFPRLNPTTMLGDSFFSLVNIAVGLILFHGGLELFASPIQGRDRGLIRRLVSLGALLTWFGTTVVVLLLLDVSAAMALLLGAILIVSGPTVVGPLLAYIRPARRVRHILMWEGTLIDPIGALIAVMVFQLVTAADEPTPMKIAGNFGTSIAVGIGGAVIGLLLMWVTLRLAGADSKLGTISLLGSVVLATGLSDAFVDDSGLLAAVLMGLAAPLLISRLRTQDLERITPFFDVVVTLSIATLFVAISALVTPASLTALILPCLVILLAIVLVIRPAVVLLLTWGSTLSLKERLFMGSIAPRGIVAAATAAGFSASLRDASNDSSTPDAEVLLPVTFLIIAGTVTVYSIGSGLMARLLGVAEPEPTDVDIATDLDIARDTQFVLPVESPTPSPPDDTT, translated from the coding sequence ATGACCTCCACCACCACTGAGGACATCCTCATCGGGATATCTCTCACCGTCGGTATCGCTATGGTCTGTCTGTTGCTGGCGCCACGCCTTCGAGTCCCGGTACTCCTGCTGTTGCTCCCAGCCGGGTTCGTAGCTGGCGCGGTCTTCCCTCGACTCAACCCAACAACCATGTTAGGCGACTCGTTCTTCTCGCTGGTCAACATCGCCGTTGGCCTGATCTTGTTTCATGGCGGTCTCGAGCTGTTCGCCTCCCCCATCCAAGGACGGGATCGCGGCTTGATTCGGCGGCTAGTGAGCCTCGGCGCGTTGTTGACCTGGTTCGGCACGACGGTGGTGGTGCTGCTGCTGCTAGACGTCTCGGCAGCCATGGCTCTGTTGTTGGGAGCGATTCTGATCGTGTCTGGACCCACGGTGGTGGGGCCACTGCTGGCGTACATCCGGCCAGCGCGACGAGTACGGCACATTCTGATGTGGGAGGGAACCCTGATCGATCCGATCGGTGCACTCATCGCGGTCATGGTCTTCCAACTGGTCACCGCAGCTGATGAGCCGACACCGATGAAGATTGCAGGGAATTTCGGCACCAGTATTGCGGTGGGAATCGGCGGCGCTGTTATCGGTTTGCTGCTCATGTGGGTGACGTTGCGGCTGGCTGGCGCCGACTCCAAACTCGGCACCATCAGCCTGCTGGGATCAGTAGTTCTGGCCACCGGACTATCTGACGCCTTCGTCGATGACTCCGGTCTGCTAGCCGCCGTGCTCATGGGTCTGGCCGCGCCGCTACTGATAAGTCGACTACGAACTCAGGATCTGGAGCGGATCACGCCATTCTTCGACGTCGTCGTCACGCTCAGCATCGCTACGTTGTTTGTCGCCATCTCGGCTTTGGTGACACCAGCCTCGCTTACTGCCCTGATCCTGCCGTGCCTAGTCATCTTGCTGGCCATTGTCCTGGTGATCCGCCCCGCCGTCGTGTTGCTGTTGACTTGGGGCAGCACACTGTCGCTCAAAGAGCGACTCTTCATGGGTTCAATAGCGCCACGCGGCATTGTGGCGGCGGCGACTGCAGCGGGTTTCAGCGCCTCACTCAGAGACGCGTCGAACGATTCCAGTACGCCGGATGCTGAAGTTCTGCTGCCGGTCACGTTCCTGATCATTGCGGGCACTGTCACCGTGTACAGCATCGGATCCGGTCTCATGGCGCGGTTGCTAGGGGTCGCTGAGCCCGAACCCACCGACGTAGACATAGCTACCGATCTGGACATCGCTCGCGACACTCAGTTTGTACTCCCTGTTGAATCCCCAACACCTTCACCGCCAGATGACACAACCTAG
- a CDS encoding TM2 domain-containing protein, whose amino-acid sequence MSNTDPSQQPEGEQQPPTTPPPPPPTPAPSQPAPPPPAAGTGTPDPSAPAPAPIPRLPDGKPAVDAMGRPASAKSRLAAALLCWFLGFFGVHRFYVGKIGTGILMIVTLGGLGIWVLIDFIIILVGSFKDKQERVLSNW is encoded by the coding sequence ATGTCAAACACTGATCCATCTCAGCAGCCGGAAGGCGAACAGCAGCCGCCCACAACACCGCCCCCGCCGCCGCCGACTCCGGCACCGAGTCAACCTGCGCCACCGCCACCAGCAGCTGGTACTGGCACCCCAGACCCGAGCGCCCCGGCGCCCGCACCGATTCCCCGGTTGCCCGACGGCAAGCCCGCAGTTGACGCCATGGGCCGTCCCGCCAGCGCCAAGAGTCGACTAGCCGCAGCGCTGCTGTGCTGGTTCTTGGGATTCTTCGGCGTCCACCGGTTCTACGTCGGCAAAATCGGCACCGGCATCTTGATGATCGTCACTCTTGGCGGACTCGGCATCTGGGTACTAATCGACTTCATCATCATCCTGGTCGGCAGTTTCAAGGACAAGCAAGAGCGCGTGCTATCCAACTGGTAA
- a CDS encoding YHYH protein gives MSIATTAVAAGTIAALSGALAITPASAHTSDTTSATAPSHDATATVTAAAAGAPSKVRKLKVPSKKITTSTAKAKWKAPSDSGDDKIKRYQHRIKKDGAWGSWKSVKPGKLKTGNSGWFAKTWQKLAADSRYVVKVRAKNSIGSGNAKKISFTTHSSAAEPNSGSGGSSGGGSDSNNPLSEYFITSSLCNGADCEQLPLGDDKLTTSTPAVDKMYACQAGNPAAPGSDTSAITWIDFTNNTWDLTSKPWLPAGSPMTGSYNESVTSSNRTITSTGLPTSGQIGDWPMTQYPLLTAIDRNPGVPAAQSFSYTIPRYPTPAANPGCLPMGAIAIGTNGVVIYNAVDARGDDAVAHEIVDVYGGHPARDEYHYHFVSEQLEKDTARLGDGHSGIVGYALDGYPLYGYYGSGGVQMTNSDLDECHGHDHGSLGYHYHATLTYPYTLGCFRSQAIG, from the coding sequence ATGAGCATCGCCACAACTGCTGTTGCGGCCGGAACCATAGCGGCACTGTCAGGTGCACTAGCCATAACCCCGGCATCGGCTCACACTTCCGACACCACTTCTGCCACCGCGCCAAGCCACGACGCCACCGCAACCGTGACCGCCGCCGCGGCCGGCGCCCCAAGCAAAGTCCGCAAACTCAAAGTCCCCAGCAAGAAAATCACCACCAGCACAGCGAAGGCGAAGTGGAAGGCCCCGAGTGACAGCGGCGATGACAAGATCAAGCGCTACCAACACCGGATCAAGAAGGACGGCGCTTGGGGTTCGTGGAAGTCCGTTAAACCTGGGAAACTGAAGACCGGGAACAGCGGTTGGTTCGCCAAGACCTGGCAGAAACTGGCCGCCGACAGTCGATACGTGGTCAAGGTACGTGCCAAGAATTCGATCGGATCAGGCAACGCCAAGAAAATCTCATTCACCACTCACAGCAGCGCTGCGGAGCCCAACAGTGGCTCCGGGGGCAGTTCTGGTGGCGGCTCCGACAGCAACAATCCGTTGTCGGAGTACTTCATCACTTCATCGTTGTGCAACGGTGCCGACTGCGAACAACTCCCCCTCGGCGATGACAAACTCACCACGTCGACTCCGGCGGTGGACAAGATGTACGCCTGCCAAGCTGGCAACCCTGCAGCACCAGGAAGCGACACCTCAGCCATTACTTGGATCGATTTCACCAACAACACTTGGGACCTCACCAGTAAGCCGTGGCTGCCAGCCGGGTCACCGATGACGGGCAGTTACAACGAGTCGGTGACTAGCAGCAATCGCACCATCACCAGCACTGGTCTGCCCACCAGTGGTCAGATCGGGGACTGGCCAATGACGCAGTACCCGCTGCTCACCGCCATCGATCGCAACCCCGGGGTCCCCGCGGCACAGTCGTTCTCCTACACGATCCCCCGTTATCCCACGCCAGCAGCGAATCCTGGCTGCCTACCGATGGGTGCGATCGCGATTGGTACCAACGGTGTGGTGATCTACAACGCCGTTGATGCTCGTGGTGATGACGCGGTGGCTCATGAAATCGTCGACGTCTACGGTGGCCATCCGGCCCGAGACGAGTACCACTACCACTTCGTCTCCGAGCAACTGGAGAAGGACACTGCGCGACTAGGTGACGGCCACTCCGGCATCGTTGGTTACGCCCTCGACGGGTATCCGCTGTACGGCTACTACGGCAGCGGTGGGGTGCAAATGACCAACAGCGATCTAGATGAATGCCATGGCCACGACCACGGCTCTCTCGGATATCACTATCACGCCACGTTGACCTACCCGTACACGCTGGGTTGCTTCCGCAGTCAAGCGATCGGCTAG
- a CDS encoding SDR family oxidoreductase, producing the protein MRVTIVGGHGQIAQLLTRLLVSRGDEVVGIIRNPAQSEELRDLGAEPLVLDLEATTLPEAATALAGSDAVVFAAGAGPGSGIERKYTVDQGAADLSTAAAQAAGVSRFLQISSMGTDQPPQDDDVFSHYLRAKAAAEQFLRDTDLDYVILRPGRLTDEPATGHVALAQQVPRSSVPRADVAAVLMALLDRPTLRRSTLELVSGNDPIAAAVTLLTQ; encoded by the coding sequence ATGCGCGTAACTATTGTCGGCGGTCACGGCCAGATCGCCCAACTCCTTACCCGATTGCTGGTGTCTCGCGGAGATGAGGTGGTCGGCATTATCCGCAACCCGGCACAGTCCGAGGAGCTGCGCGATCTCGGGGCGGAGCCGCTAGTCCTGGATCTGGAAGCGACGACATTACCGGAGGCCGCGACTGCGCTCGCTGGTTCCGACGCAGTGGTTTTCGCTGCCGGCGCCGGGCCCGGTTCCGGAATCGAGCGTAAGTACACGGTAGATCAGGGTGCGGCTGACCTTTCCACTGCGGCGGCGCAAGCAGCAGGGGTGTCCCGTTTTCTGCAGATCAGTTCCATGGGCACAGATCAGCCACCGCAGGACGACGACGTGTTTTCCCATTACCTACGGGCCAAGGCGGCCGCCGAACAGTTCCTGCGCGACACCGATTTGGACTATGTGATTTTGCGGCCAGGCCGGTTGACCGACGAACCAGCCACCGGACACGTGGCGCTGGCACAACAAGTCCCCCGCAGCAGCGTGCCACGGGCGGACGTCGCGGCGGTGCTAATGGCGCTGTTGGATCGGCCAACGCTGCGCCGCAGCACACTTGAGTTGGTCTCCGGGAACGACCCCATCGCCGCCGCGGTGACGCTTCTCACCCAGTAA
- a CDS encoding matrixin family metalloprotease, whose amino-acid sequence MSDERVAMSDKSPRDEFDEELPAFDEDWVRSAAHSESSAEERADRYARISAGHQRVQDGEQSWRGDSKRQQRGGLSLARWILAIVGILLLIVFVVWLLDSGRPLVDEGPVAYVGGDEINQSLEQNTAVQLTKADFPPPGADAQATRILPAVQPPAVPGQFDFLTEVGGEPVTYSPCRRLEVVVNPRGGPPGSYEAVEQTVEQIRQATGLDITVAGETDETYSSGRDPVQPERYGNKWAPILVTWTESALVPQFQGSAVGLGGSLQVTTKKAPASYVTGEITLNREYFSQPTTAGLLKEVLLHEFGHVIGLGHVDDAEQVMTSEALGGRPLGTGDLAGLALLGQGPCTPKL is encoded by the coding sequence GTGAGCGACGAAAGGGTGGCGATGTCAGACAAGTCACCCCGAGACGAGTTCGACGAGGAACTGCCTGCTTTCGATGAGGACTGGGTGCGTTCGGCCGCCCACAGCGAGAGTAGTGCTGAAGAACGAGCGGACCGCTACGCGCGAATTAGCGCCGGGCATCAGCGAGTACAAGACGGTGAGCAGTCGTGGCGCGGCGATAGCAAGCGCCAGCAACGCGGTGGCCTCAGCCTCGCCAGATGGATACTGGCCATCGTCGGTATCTTGTTGCTGATCGTCTTCGTCGTGTGGCTCTTGGACTCGGGGCGGCCGCTAGTCGACGAGGGGCCAGTCGCCTACGTGGGTGGCGATGAGATCAACCAGTCACTGGAACAAAACACTGCGGTTCAACTAACGAAAGCTGACTTCCCCCCACCGGGCGCGGATGCCCAAGCCACCAGGATTCTGCCAGCGGTCCAGCCACCGGCCGTCCCCGGACAGTTCGACTTTCTTACCGAAGTTGGTGGTGAACCGGTCACCTACTCACCCTGCCGCCGACTGGAGGTAGTGGTGAATCCGCGAGGTGGTCCGCCGGGTTCCTATGAGGCGGTGGAGCAAACCGTCGAACAGATTCGCCAGGCCACCGGACTAGATATCACCGTGGCGGGTGAGACTGATGAAACCTACAGCAGCGGTCGGGATCCGGTACAGCCAGAGCGATACGGCAACAAGTGGGCGCCGATCCTGGTGACTTGGACAGAATCTGCACTTGTTCCACAGTTCCAAGGCAGTGCTGTCGGCTTGGGTGGCAGCCTGCAGGTCACGACCAAGAAAGCCCCCGCCAGTTACGTGACCGGTGAGATCACCCTCAATCGGGAGTACTTCAGCCAACCCACCACCGCTGGTCTACTCAAAGAAGTACTCCTGCACGAGTTCGGTCACGTTATCGGCCTTGGCCATGTCGACGATGCCGAGCAGGTAATGACAAGCGAGGCCCTGGGCGGGCGACCACTCGGCACCGGTGATCTCGCTGGCCTGGCACTGCTCGGCCAGGGCCCCTGCACGCCTAAGCTGTGA